The Coccidioides posadasii str. Silveira chromosome 3, complete sequence genome contains a region encoding:
- a CDS encoding uncharacterized protein (EggNog:ENOG410PFTE~COG:O~BUSCO:14668at33183): MAQRILLNEYKALSKEKWVDVELKNEDIFNWNIALIVLNPDSLYYGGYFKGRMTFPNNYPYSPPSFKFIRPLFHPNIYDNGELCISILHSPGEDEMSGESAAERWSPAQRVESVLISILSLLDDAEINSAANVNASVMLRDNPEKYKQKVRDDVEKSKRDIPKGFVMPTHETSISKPEKAEVVDEDFWIDSDNGEEEDDIFGGSDSDAVDYSHEDNDSSTDVEEQL; this comes from the exons ATGGCTCAGCGGATCCTGCTCAACGAGTACAAGGCCCTGTCAAAGGAGAAGTGGGTTGATGTTGAG TTGAAAAACGAGGATATTTTCAACTGGAATATTGCACTCATTGTCTTGAATCCGGACTCTCTTTACTATGGGGGCTATTTCAAAGGTCGTATGACCTTCCCCAACAACTACCCTTATTCTCCTCCAA GTTTCAAATTCATCCGTCCGCTATTCCATCCAAATATATATGACAATGGCGAGCTTTGCATTTCTATCCTTCATTCTCCCGGGGAAGACGAAATGTCTGGCGAGTCTGCCGCAGAACGTTGGTCGCCTGCCCAACGCGTCGAATCAGTCTTGATTTCCATCCTTTCGCTGCTCGACGACGCCGAAATCAACTCCGCCGCGAATGTCAACGCCAGTGTTATGCTCCGGGACAACCCTGAGAAGTACAAGCAAAAGGTTAGAGATGATGTGGAGAAGTCTAAGCGCGATATCCCTAAAGGCTTTGTCATGCCGACCCATGAGACTTCTATCTCCAAGCCCGAAAAAGCCGAAGTCGTGGACGAAGACTTCTGGATAGACAGCGACAAcggggaggaggaggatgataTCTTTGGCGGCAGCGACTCTGATGCCGTGGACTACTCACATGAAGATAATGATTCCAGCACCGATGTTGAAGAGCAGCTGTGA
- a CDS encoding uncharacterized protein (EggNog:ENOG410Q062): protein MKTMADRYIPPALRKRTLGDQEPGNNTVTYHVSDIEAHFGYHREDDRGTNLLRKSGTLNAAKDDQDALAYIMVYKDAQPFWATKNEVLCKANLDLLPGATTLAGNGDAENVTYTASFPVFVQDDVPGNPRANIRFCGYYGIVSIRYLEPHSDKLVNYMKAKFAKREPKPQGWNASLRAKWGVITMG from the coding sequence ATGAAAACCATGGCAGACAGATACATCCCACCGGCGCTCCGTAAACGGACTCTGGGGGACCAAGAGCCTGGGAACAACACGGTTACATACCATGTGTCCGACATTGAAGCGCATTTCGGCTACCATCGAGAAGATGACCGCGGTACCAACTTATTAAGAAAGAGTGGGACTCTCAACGCCGCAAAAGACGACCAGGATGCCCTCGCGTACATCATGGTTTACAAGGATGCGCAACCCTTTTGGGCTACCAAGAACGAAGTGTTATGCAAGGCAAACCTCGATCTTCTTCCCGGAGCAACCACTCTCGCTGGTAATGGCGACGCTGAAAACGTGACCTATACGGCTTCATTCCCTGTGTTTGTCCAAGATGACGTGCCAGGTAATCCACGCGCAAATATCAGATTTTGCGGCTACTACGGCATCGTGTCAATCCGATATCTTGAGCCGCATTCCGACAAATTGGTCAACTATATGAAAGCCAAGTTTGCAAAGCGAGAACCAAAGCCTCAAGGGTGGAATGCGAGCTTGAGGGCTAAATGGGGGGTCATCACCATGGGCTGA
- a CDS encoding uncharacterized protein (BUSCO:362250at4751~EggNog:ENOG410PJKI~COG:T~TransMembrane:7 (i71-91o103-122i131-152o158-176i188-208o214-234i246-266o)~BUSCO:12294at33183) has product MAANTRYMPAPQRDSLEEQRYTQSPPSYQQASDPMMGAPRGEDDNVPDDFKFGGSVAEATLPIRMQFIRKVYSILTVQLLVTAGLSAVSFFNDTYRTWVQSNAWMMFVSIIGALVFMLLTYWKRKSYPSNLLFLSIFTLLEGYAVSVVTSFYNSRIVIQALVLTLGLFLALTLFACQTKYDFTSWIPYLFFALWFLILFGFMTMFFPMGSKMELIYGSIAALIFSAYILVDTQLVMRHHHVEEEIAASISLYLDVINLFLAILRILNSQSNN; this is encoded by the exons ATGGCAGCCAACACTCGATACATGCCTGCTCCCCAGCGGGATTCGCTGGAGGAGCAGCGCTACACTCAGTCCCCTCCATCCTACCAACAAGCTTCGGATCCGATGATGGGTGCGCCGCGGGGTGAGGATGATAATGTTCCCGATGACTTCAAG TTCGGCGGCTCAGTGGCTGAAGCTACTCTTCCTATCCGAATGCAGTTTATCCGCAAGGTCTATTCTATCTT GACCGTCCAGCTCCTCGTCACCGCTGGCCTTAGCGCCGTCTCTTTCTTCAACGATACCTACCGGACATGGGTCCAATCCAACGCTTGGATGATGTTCGTCTCTATTATCGGTGCGCTCGTATTCATGCTCCTCACATACTGGAAACGCAAGAGCTATCCAAGCAATCTCCTATTCCTCAGCATTTTCACCCTCCTTGAAGGATACGCCGTCAGCGTTGTGACCTCTTTCTACAATTCGAGAATAGTCATCCAAGCGCTCGTTCTCACGCTCGGCCTCTTCCTAGCTCTAACGCTCTTCGCCTGCCAGACCAAATATGATTTTACCAGCTGGATACCGTACCTATTCTTTGCTCTATGGTTTTTGATCCTATTCGGGTTTATGACTATGTTTTTCCCGATGGGAAGCAAGATGGAATTGATTTACGGCTCGATTGCAGCCCTGATATTCAGTGCGTACATCCTCGTCGATACCCAGCTGGTTATGCGACATCATCatgttgaggaggagattgCCGCATCCATCTCACTCTACTTGGATGTTATCAACTTGTTCTTGGCTATCCTGAGGATCCTCAATAGCCAGAGCAACAACTAA
- a CDS encoding uncharacterized protein (EggNog:ENOG410PJ3E~COG:E~TransMembrane:11 (i30-54o66-86i107-134o154-174i186-205o217-239i260-284o296-317i370-388o394-416i479-505o)~BUSCO:7301at33183), translating to MDNEAAVGGVFAGSVQTTRSRRRHAGKRDVGIAGQASWISSVINLLNTIVGAGVLAMPHALSRMGITLGVFVILWSGLVAGFGLYLQARCAEYLERGSASFFALSQITYPNAAVLFDAAIAIKCFGVGVSYLIIIGDLMPGVVEGFMGDTGMEFLLDRHFWVTAFMLIIIPISFLRRLDSLKYTSVVALISIGYLVILVVAHFIKGDTMEGRSPIRVIQWEGIIPALSVFPVIVFAYTCHQNMFSILNELSNNSHFRTTTVVAASIGSAAATYVLVAITGYLSFGDAIQGNIVGMYAPSLSSNIARAAIVVLVMFSYPLQVHPCRASVDAVLKWRWNSKGSSGSSNVSPHRNPLLPRSDRQPEEMGDTRFAAITTVIIVLSYIVAMTVSSLEAVLAYVGSTGSTSISFILPGLFYYKISSPESALHQRIMKEDDEAGADGFSDDSADEEIMGSGLLGGSGLLSSSGILRRRRRHWKRGLLRKLSLALAVYGIVVMVVCLVTNTFFLATNGS from the exons ATGGACAATGAAGCTGCAGTTGGAGGGGTTTTCGCGGGGAGCGTCCAAACCACTCGTTCCCGCCG GCGACATGCAGGAAAGCGAGATGTCGGCATTGCCGGTCAGGCAAGCTGGATTAGCAGCGTGATCAATCTGCTGAACACCA TCGTCGGTGCTGGAGTCTTAGCGATGCCTCATGCCTTGTCACGGATGGGAATTACCCTGGGCGTGTTTGTGATTCTGTGGTCCGGATTGGTTGCTGGGTTCGGTCTATATCTGCAGGCGAGATGTGCTGAATACCTGGAAAGAGGATCTGCTTCGTTTTTCGCATTATCCCAGATTACATACCCCAATGCGGCCGTCCTTTTCGATGCCGCCATTGCTATCAAATGCTTCGGTGTTGGCGTCAGCTATTTAATTATTATCGGTGACTTAATGCCAGGAGTTGTTGAGGGATTCATGGGAGACACGGGCATGGAATTTCTTTTAGACAGGCATTTCTGGGTGACGGCTTTTAT GTTGATCATTATCCCTATTTCTTTTCTGCGCCGGCTGGACTCGTTGAAATATACCAGCGTTGTCGCCTTGATTTCGATTGGCTACCTCGTTATTCTCGTCGTTGCGCATTTTATCAAAGGAGACACTATGGAGGGCAGGAGTCCCATTAGGGTAATTCAATGGGAAGGGATAATACCCGCCTTGAGTGTCTTTCCCGTTATTGTTTTTGCGTATACGTGTCATCAAAAT ATGTTTTCTATTCTTAACGAACTTTCTAATAACAGTCATTTCCGGACCACCACCGTGGTCGCTGCAAGTATCGGAAGCGCCGCTGCAACTTACGTCCTCGTCGCAATCACAGGATATTTGTCCTTTGGCGATGCTATCCAAGGTAATATTGTGGGGATGTATGCTCCATCTTTATCTTCCAATATTGCTCGCGCCGCCATCGTCGTTTTGGTCATGTTCTCCTATCCTTTACAAGTCCATCCCTGTCGTGCATCCGTCGATGCAGTTCTGAAATGGCGCTGGAACTCAAAAGGATCATCCGGTTCTTCAAACGTGTCGCCGCATCGTAATCCGCTTTTACCTCGTTCAGATAGACAGCCTGAGGAAATGGGTGACACTCGTTTTGCTGCCATTACAACCGTTATCATTGTTCTGAGTTATATCGTCGCTATGACGGTTTCTTCCCTTGAAGCCGTCCTTGCTTACGTTGGCAGCACCGGAAGCACGAGCATCAGCTTCATCCTTCCGGGCCTCTTCTACTACAAGATATCGTCTCCAGAATCCGCTCTTCATCAACGAATCATGaaagaggatgatgaggCCGGTGCTGACGGCTTTTCGGATGATTCTGCCGATGAAGAAATCATGGGCAGCGGCCTCCTCGGCGGAAGCGGGCTTCTCTCTTCCAGCGGTATTCTGCGCCGGCGTCGAAGACACTGGAAACGGGGTCTTCTCCGTAAGCTCAGCTTGGCTCTAGCAGTGTACGGAATCGTGGTGATGGTTGTTTGCCTGGTTACGAATACATTTTTCTTGGCAACAAATGGGTCCTAA
- a CDS encoding uncharacterized protein (EggNog:ENOG410PJSN~COG:Q) — protein sequence MAQSVKGKTAIVTGAGSGINFCFVKLLLEHGCNCVLADLALRPEAKELVLKYSASAPRAIFQPTDVTDWSQLETMFKAAEEEFGEVDIVCPGAGVYEPPFSSFWYPPGSNESRDSPAGSRYAQLDINLVHPIRTTQLAISKFANSRTPKSIIHISSIAGQIGSLSTPLYSATKHAINGFVRSLAKLDKIGIRVAAVAPGFIKTPLWTESIDKMRMVDESKDEWVTPEDVALVMLALIERDQISESILAEPKGEGVMIPIKGGTILEVSKSVRKVSSFNDPGPLGRPGNSMGDHRAAEEGFLELVQSGSWGEAAKN from the exons ATGGCGCAGTCGGTCAAGGGGAAAACTGCGATTGTAACGGGGGCTGGTTCCG GCATTAACTTTTGCTTTGTCAAATTGCTCCTGGAACATGGATGCAACTGTGTGCTTGCAGATCTAGCATTGCGCCCAGAGGCCAAAGAACTTGTGCTGAAGTATTCAGCGTCGGCTCCTCGAGCCATATTTCAGCCAACCGATGTCACCGATTGGTCCCAGTTGGAGACGATGTTTAAGGCTGCGGAGGAAGAATTTGGGGAAGTAGACATCGTCTGTCCTGGGGCAGGTGTCTATGAGCCA CCATTCTCAAGCTTCTGGTACCCTCCAGGGTCGAACGAGAGCCGCGATTCGCCTGCCGGGTCCAGGTATGCACAGCTTGATATCAACTTGGTCCACCCAATCCGCACAACACAGCTGGCGATTTCTAAGTTCGCAAACTCTAGGACACCAAAGTCTATAATTCATATATCAAGTATTGCAGGCCAGATAGGATCGTTGAGCACGCCCCTTTATTCAGCGACCAAGCACGCCATCAACGGCTTCGTGCGCTCGCTTGCAAAATTGGATAAGATCGGGATCCGAGTAGCCGCTGTTGCGCCGGGTTTCATCAAAACGCCCCTTTGGACAGAGAGCATCGATAAGATGCGGATGGTCGATGAGAGCAAGGATGAATGGGTGACCCCGGAAGACGTAGCATTGGTGATGCTGGCGCTGATCGAGCGGGACCAAATCAGTGAATCCATCCTTGCTGAGCCGAAGGGAGAAGGCGTGATGATTCCTATCAAAGGTGGTACTATCTTGGAGGTCTCGAAATCTGTACGCAAAGTCTCATCGTTCAATGATCCAGGCCCATTGGGAAGGCCGGGAAACTCGATGGGGGACCACAGAGCAGCGGAGGAGGGCTTTTTGGAATTGGTTCAGTCAGGGAGCTGGGGAGAAGCTGCAAAGAATTAG
- a CDS encoding uncharacterized protein (EggNog:ENOG410PG1Y~COG:S) → MALARISRFLPLRRAASTAAQPTKAAGDISSVFPSLRPDYKPEALDVRFQELKRNLFEQNPQPLMQSWSRLLSSLQNEIVEIRANGNKVIPSLNFNDLKTGNLSAQTLSDIRRRGAVVIRGVFPRSVALELKQRAMDYVMANKARVKAFPSDSPVVYELYWSPSQVEARSHPNMLETQRFLQGLWHSSDPSTPVSMRHTLSYADRLRIREPGDAKFTLGPHADGGSLERWEDPEYSKVYRKIFQGSWEDYDAFDAAHRVTAKMDLYGGPGACSMLRFFQGWLAMSDTGPGEGTLSVCPMLKHSTAYTILRPFFDPETSRPLNDSTFPGAVPGAAQEFSKTSHPHLELSTTMVPMPRVQPGDFVAWHCDALHSVDKEHRGKGDSSVLYIPAAPLCEMNAEYLKKQREAALAYSPPWDFPDAGGLGERGFEGAVDWSTLRDEGLQAMGMGSKPWAIEDGMGQGEIEAVNAGNRICFGEI, encoded by the exons ATGGCATTGGCCCGGATCTCTCGATTCCTGCCGCTTCGCCGTGCGGCGTCCACAGCAGCCCAGCCTACCAAAGCTGCCGGGGACATCTCGTCGGTTTTTCCTAGCTTGAGACCCGATTATAAGCCGGAAGCCCTTGATGTGCGATTCCAGGAACTCAAGCGAAATCTATTTGAGCAAAATCCTCAGCCATTGATGCAGAGTTGGTCCCGGCTCCTCTCAAGCTTGCAGAATGAGATTGTAGAAATCCGCGCCAATGGGAACAAG GTTATTCCGTCACTGAATTTCAATGACCTGAAAACTGGAAATTTGTCCGCCCAAACGCTTTCAGACATTCGCCGGCGTGGAGCCGTCGTTATACGCGGAGTATTTCCAAGGTCGGTCGCACTTGAGCTCAAACAGCGGGCAATGGACTATGTAATGGCCAATAAGGCGAGGGTGAAGGCGTTCCCGTCCGATTCGCCTGTTGTCTATGAGCTGTATTGGTCTCCGTCACAGGTAGAAGCGCGTTCTCATCCGAACATGCTTGAGACCCAGCGCTTTCTGCAAGGCCTATGGCATTCGTCGGATCCATCTACTCCGGTTTCCATGCGACATACCCTTTCATATGCGGATAGGCTTCGTATCCGAGAGCCTGGGGATGCAAAATTTACTCTAGGGCCACATGCTGATGGCGGGTCTCTGGAGCGCTGGGAGGATCCGGAATATTCAAAAGTCTACCGTAAAATATTCCAGGGATCGTGGGAAGATTATGATGCTTTTGACGCCGCACACCGTGTCACTGCAAAAATGGATTTATACGGCGGGCCCGGTGCTTGCTCGATGCTCAGATTTTTCCAGGGCTGGCTTGCCATGTCAGACACTGGGCCTGGAGAAGGGACGCTAAGTGTGTGCCCAATGCTCAAGCATAGTACGGCATATACCATCCTTCGCCCGTTCTTTGACCCTGAAACCTCACGTCCACTGAATGATTCAACATTTCCCGGGGCGGTACCGGGGGCCGCCCAGGAATTTTCGAAGACAAGTCACCCTCATTTAGAACTTTCCACTACCATGGTTCCAATGCCACGGGTACAGCCAGGGGACTTTGTGGCGTGGCATTGTGACGCCCTTCACTCTGTGGATAAAGAACATCGTGGGAAAGGCGACTCAAGCGTCCTTTACATCCCTGCAGCACCTCTCTGCGAAATGAATGCGGAGTATCTTAAGAAACAAAGAGAAGCAGCTTTGGCCTATTCTCCACCGTGGGACTTCCCGGACGCTGGGGGGCTTGGTGAACGAGGTTTTGAAGGTGCGGTCGACTGGTCTACCCTGAGAGATGAAGGACTCCAAGCAATGGGCATGGGTTCGAAACCCTGGGCGATCGAAGATGGCATGGGCCAGGGTGAAATTGAGGCTGTCAATGCTGGAAACAGAATTTGTTTCGGAGAAATATAA
- the MEP3 gene encoding ammonium permease mep3 (SECRETED:SignalP(1-19)~EggNog:ENOG410PNJQ~COG:O~MEROPS:MER0001399) — protein MHFTSSLLALVALTTQALAFPLNDLPKRDSGLAVKLSSIGNTRVKAVITNTADHEISFLKFNTFFDSSATRKVSIAKDGSVVPFNGLYRYYNAAKLPKEAFKTLAPGASAEATFDIAETSDLSAGGSFSVFSDGMIPVADGSGTTLTGAIKYSTNELKMNVDGALAAKVQSAIPKLEKRTRIDPDCPGEYRNVLTQGLQTAAGYASRAAEAATNGDQLEEFFKTTDQQTAQNIAQRFQAIAQECGSDSQGSTTYFCDDRFNGCEQGVIAYTIPAQSVVVNCPAYWELPPVVNQGLDPDHGYVVVHEFTHATSIFSPGTQDHAYGYENCIRLSPEQCISNADNYSLYAASVSRGG, from the exons ATGCATTTCACTTCTAGTTTGCTCGCCCTGGTGGCGCTAACCACTCAAGCTCTGGCCTTCCCTCTCAACGATTTGCCTAAAAGAGACTCGGGTCTTGCTGTCAAGCTTTCTTCCATTGGTAATACCCGAGTGAAAGCAGTTATCACCAACACTGCGGATCATGAGATCTCGTTTCTAAAATTTAATACCTTTTTCGACTCCTCCGCAACTCGGAAGGTTAGCATAGCTAAGGATG GGTCGGTGGTCCCTTTTAACGGACTCTATCGCTACTACAATGCTGCAAAACTTCCTAAGGAAGCTTTCAAGACATTGGCCCCAGGTGCCAGTGCTGAAGCCACATTCGACATTGCGGAGACATCTGATCTCTCCGCCGGAGGTTCTTTCAGCGTATTCTCTGACGGCATGATCCCCGTTGCGGACGGCAGCGGAACCACTCTTACGGGGGCTATCAAGTACTCCACCAACGAACTGAAAATGAATGTGGATGGTGCGCTAGCAGCTAAAGTACAAAGTGCCATCCCAAAACTTGAAAAGCGCACCAGAATCGACCCCGACTGCCCTGGAGAATATCGCAATGTCTTAACACAGGGCCTCCAGACTGCTGCTGGATATGCCAGTCGGGCAGCTGAGGCCGCGACAAATGGTGACCAGCTTGAAGAGTTCTTCAAGACAACTGACCAGCAGACCGCCCAAAACATTGCGCAGCGCTTCCAGGCTATTGCCCAGGAGTGTGGCTCCGACTCGCAAGGAAGCACCACTTATTTCTGCGACGATCGCTTCAACGGTTGTGAACAGGGTGTCATCGCCTACACAATTCCCGCTCAGAGTGTCGTTGTCAACTGTCCAGCTTACTGGGAGCTTCCACCCGTCGTAAACCAAGGCCTCGACCCCGATCATGGATATGTTGTTGTTCACGAATTTACCCATGCTACTAGCATCTTCAGCCCTGGTACTCAGGATCACGCGTACGGCTATGAGAACTGCATCCGTCTCAGCCCCGAGCAATGCATTAGCAATGCTGATAACTACTCGCTCTACGCGGCCT CTGTCTCCCGTGGCGGATAA
- a CDS encoding uncharacterized protein (SECRETED:SignalP(1-19)~BUSCO:93783at4751~EggNog:ENOG410PIW9~COG:S~TransMembrane:1 (n3-14c22/23o915-935i)~BUSCO:1392at33183): MRLQATYLFLASVVPASWAILADEAYHIDYHHALLGTPQAHTTFFHRPSTSSSASLLYTLSEQSILGAVNPKDGSLVWRQNLSDYSVGVASSRLLEAVDGEDAVVSATGSNVLAWGASDGKLLWTTRLDDASIVDLKLTAFQSAEPAQAVHDSIVLSANKYGIIRRLHGVSGSVKWEYKDTSDDIPLRLTISPTTAYYISLQPLSRNGYKIKVVALDIQTGRFNNQYILSTENEVLSPESIIHTSSNAATQLIVWPDQDAKALKVNIIGSKSVHAVSIENNSGETIQDIKVQTSSTVPHFVVQYNTATKSWADVLYLDSKSAAISRAYQLPLLGSKSIIVSRTVNDKFYLARITSSAVDLFSSASRDVLGTWKIKGSPGEAQHAVLEVVARDAGYAIRFAQVNEGGDWILVRNGELAWHRPESLTDAIIAAWADLDGGEALAHELEFEGHQDVLSAYIHRVRRHAKDLQENLLPWLQELPTKILSSFLPSEDTELTKFGFGKLLIIATRKGRILALDSGRHGAILWNIKAVDDLAPWGANTILTQREIATVFVTDGSFVTVNITSGKIIESSPSTGRYSSIVLMPDTVSLIPVAIKSDGVPSESSLQFTGNKILVTLSDDGKLMGWDGANMKSPAWEFLPPKGQKIIRATARPAHDPVASIGKVLGDRSVLYKYLNPNLTLITAVAGSTVTFYLLDGVSGQILYTTSQDGVDVSQPIASVISENWFAYSFWADITNTSDAKGYRLVISELYESSIPNDRGLLDNAANYSSIYASTGLPRPYVISQAYMISEAISNMAVTETRQGITVRQLLCTLPSSNAIIGIPRFVLDPRRPVNRDPTSQEVEEGLVRYTPFLGFDPKWYLNHAREVVGIKHIESSPTLLESSTLVFAYGFDVFGTRLAPSQPFDLLGKGFSKIQLVLTVVALAVGVAVLAPMVRQKQVNLKWKS, translated from the exons ATGCGGCTTCAGGCAACTTATCTCTTCTTGGCATCTGTTGTCCCCGCCTCATGGGCAATTCTTGCTGACGAGGCCTACCACATCGACTATCACCATGCTCTTCTAGGAACCCCCCAAGCTCATACAACCTTCTTCCACAGGCCGAGCACTTCCTCAAGTGCCTCGCTACTCTATACTCTTTCCGAACAGTCAATACTTGGCGCCGTAAATCCGAAGGATGGGTCCCTTGTGTGGCGCCAGAATCTATCGGACTATTCCGTCGGAGTTGCTTCGTCTAGGCTCTTAGAGGCTGTAGACGGAGAAGACGCCGTTGTCAGTGCGACGGGGAGCAATGTTCTGGCCTGGGGCGCATCTGATGGAAAGCTTCTATGGACTACACGCCTTGATGACGCTTCAATTGTCGATTTAAAGCTCACTGCATTTCAGAGTGCAGAGCCGGCGCAAGCTGTGCATGATTCCATTGTACTGTCTGCAAACAAATATGGCATTATTAGAAGGCTGCACGGTGTATCAGGGAGCGTTAAATGGGAGTACAAAGATACTAG TGATGATATCCCTTTGCGATTGACGATATCACCGACCACGGCCTATTATATTTCCCTGCAGCCTCTTTCCCGAAATGGTTACAAAATCAAAGTAGTAGCTTTAGATATTCAAACCGGACGCTTTAACAATCAATACATTCTCAGTACAGAGAATGAGGTCTTATCCCCTGAGTCAATAATACACACCAGCAGTAATGCAGCTACTCAGTTAATTGTGTGGCCCGATCAAGACGCAAAGGCTTTGAAAGTCAATATCATCGGATCCAAATCTGTCCACGCTGTCAGTATCGAAAATAACAGCGGGGAAACCATCCAAGACATCAAAGTCCAAACATCGTCCACCGTGCCGCATTTTGTCGTGCAATACAACACTGCAACCAAATCTTGGGCAGATGTACTCTACCTTGACAGCAAATCAGCAGCAATTTCCAGAGCATATCAGCTCCCTCTGCTCGGCTCAAAATCCATAATTGTTTCACGTACAGTCAATGATAAGTTTTACCTTGCCCGCATAACGAGCTCAGCCGTCGACCTATTTTCATCCGCGTCAAGGGACGTCCTTGGAACATGGAAAATCAAAGGCAGCCCTGGGGAGGCACAGCATGCAGTGCTGGAAGTGGTTGCCCGTGATGCTGGCTACGCAATTCGTTTTGCGCAAGTTAACGAAGGTGGAGACTGGATCCTGGTTCGCAACGGTGAACTTGCGTGGCATCGACCTGAGTCATTAACGGATGCGATTATTGCTGCTTGGGCTGACTTGGACGGTGGTGAAGCCCTCGCTCATGAACTGGAGTTTGAGGGGCATCAGGATGTCCTCTCGGCTTACATTCACCGTGTTAGACGGCATGCAAAAGATTTGCAAGAGAATTTGCTCCCGTGGCTACAAGAACTTCCAACCAAAATCTTGTCGAGCTTCTTGCCAAGTGAGGATACAGAGCTCACCAAGTTTGGATTTGGAAAACTGCTCATCATTGCAACCCGAAAGGGACGCATTTTAGCCTTGGACTCCGGTCGCCATGGTGCTATTCTTTGGAATATTAAAGCTGTTGACGATCTGGCACCATGGGGTGCAAATACTATCCTAACCCAGCGCGAGATCGCGACCGTCTTTGTGACCGATGGCAGTTTCGTTACGGTAAACATTACGTCTGGTAAAATTATTGAAAGCTCACCGTCGACTGGAAGGTATTCTTCAATAGTGTTGATGCCAGATACAGTCTCGTTAATCCCAGTCGCAATTAAATCCGATGGCGTACCGTCGGAATCATCGCTGCAATTTACCGGCAATAAAATTCTTGTGACACTCAGCGACGATGGGAAATTGATGGGCTGGGACGGTGCGAATATGAAAAGTCCGGCATGGGAATTTCTCCCTCCAAAGGGCCAGAAAATCATTCGTGCCACCGCAAGACCGGCCCACGACCCAGTTGCATCCATTGGCAAAGTATTGGGAGACAGATCTGTTCTTTACAAATATTTGAACCCCAATCTCACCCTAATCACGGCGGTTGCTGGCTCTACCGTCACCTTTTACCTTTTAGATGGCGTTTCTGGTCAGATATTGTACACTACAAGCCAGGATGGGGTTGATGTCTCTCAGCCAATCGCTTCCGTTATTTCGGAGAATTGGTTCGCATATTCTTTCTGGGCTGATATCACCAATACCTCAGATGCTAAAGGCTACCGCCTTGTTATCTCTGAGCTGTACGAGTCGTCTATACCAAACGATCGTGGCTTGTTGGACAACGCGGCAAACTACTCCAGCATTTACGCTAGCACGGGTCTTCCTCGACCATATGTCATCTCGCAGGCATACATGATATCAGAAGCGATATCCAACATGGCAGTTACAGAAACTCGCCAAGGAATTACAGTCAGACAATTGCTCTGCACACTTCCTTCCTCTAATGCCATTATCGGTATACCACGATTCGTCCTCGATCCCCGACGACCTGTTAATCGTGACCCTACTTCCCAAGAAGTAGAGGAAGGGCTAGTGAGATACACTCCTTTCCTAGGGTTTGATCCCAAATGGTATCTTAATCACGCCCGCGAAGTGGTTGGTATTAAACATATAGAATCCAGCCCGACATTGCTGGAGAGCTCAACGCTAGTATTTGCGTACGGTTTCGATGTTTTTGGCACGAGGCTGGCTCCTAGCCAGCCGTTTGACCTTTTGGGTAAGGGATTCTCCAAAATTCAGCTGGTCCTCACCGTTGTAGCGTTGGCTGTGGGAGTCGCGGTGTTGGCACCTATG GTCCGACAAAAGCAAGTTAACTTAAAATGGAAATCATAA